The Musa acuminata AAA Group cultivar baxijiao chromosome BXJ2-2, Cavendish_Baxijiao_AAA, whole genome shotgun sequence genome has a segment encoding these proteins:
- the LOC135605324 gene encoding GCN5-related N-acetyltransferase 4, chloroplastic-like: MALTSLGLSHSSPSPSLPSSAPSSPMSHKTLSLLLPRVLVSPSGSSSSRSGGGEQLLRGSPHFGVYTTATGTCRASQAVDLFPSVWPEVTVRDARLEDCWEVADTHCSCFFPDYTFPVDLVLRIDRFVGLLSGFSVPPGCMRTCLVAVTDSPFNDKLYIGCEDFKLGGFEGKFSINRGSVAGILTVDTVADFLPRKGLLRQRRTGIAYISNVAVREADRRKGIAKMLVAKAEARARSWGCRSMALHCDVNNLAAMRLYKGQGFKCIKVPENAKWPEPKTSPGIQFNFMMKLLVPDATP, encoded by the exons ATGGCCTTAACATCTCTGGGCCTGTCTCACTCCTCTCCGTCCCCTTCTCTTCCCTCCTCCGCCCCTTCCTCTCCTATGAGCCACAAGACGCTTTCTCTGTTGCTTCCTAGGGTTTTGGTTTCTCCctccggcagcagcagcagccgcagcGGTGGGGGTGAACAGCTCCTCCGTGGATCTCCCCATTTCGGAGTGTACACGACCGCAACAG GTACTTGCAGGGCTAGTCAAGCTGTTGATTTGTTCCCATCTGTGTGGCCCGAAGTTACTGTTCGAGATGCACGGCTGGAGGACTGTTGGGAAGTGGCAGATACTCACTGTAGTTGCTTCTTTCCAGATTATACATTCCCAGTCGATCTTGTTTTGAGGATTGACCGGTTTGTAGGATTGCTCTCTGGGTTCTCAGTTCCTCCAGGTTGCATGAGGACATGTCTCGTTGCTGTCACTGATAGTCCATTCAATGATAAATTATATATTGGATGTGAGGATTTTAAACTTGGAGGTTttgaaggaaaattcagcatcaaCAGAGGATCTGTAGCTGGAATTCTTACAGTTGACACAGTCGCTGATTTCCTTCCTAGGAAAGGTCTGCTTCGACAAAGAAG AACTGGGATTGCATATATCTCAAATGTTGCAGTTCGGGAGGCAGACAGACGAAAGGGGATTGCCAAGATGCTTGTCGCCAAGGCAGAGGCTCGAGCCCGGAGTTGGGGATGCCGATCAATGGCATTGCACTGTGATGTAAACAACTTAGCTGCCATGAGATTATACAAAGGCCAGGGCTTCAAATGCATCAAAGTGCCAGAGAATGCAAAATGGCCAGAACCCAAGACCTCGCCGGGCATCCAATTCAACTTCATGATGAAACTCCTGGTCCCTGATGCAACTCCTTGA